The nucleotide sequence GGTCGGGTCGGTCGTGCCGGAATTCAGGCTCATGCGTGGCTGTTCTACCCCAAACAGAGTCAGCTTTCCGACTCTGCTCGTAAACGTCTACGGGCGATTCAGGAATTCACCCAACTGGGATCGGGTTATCAGCTTGCCGTGCGCGATATGGAGATTCGGGGCGTTGGTAATCTCCTCGGTGCCGAACAGTCGGGACAAATGGACACCGTAGGCTTCAATCTCTATATGGAAATGCTGGATGAGGCGATCGCTGAAATTCGCGGTCAAGAGATTCCCCAAGTCGATGATACCCAGATCGACCTTAACGTTACGGCTTTCATCCCTGCCGACTACATCCCCGATCTGGATCAAAAGATGAGTGCCTACCGTGCCGTTGCCTCGGCTACATCCCGTCAAGAGTTAACCCAAATTGCCGCAGAATGGAGCGATCGCTATGGCGCATTGCCCCCCGCCGCTACCCAGCTCATCCGCGTCATGGAACTGAAGCAAATTGCCAAGAAACTTGGCTTTGCCAGAATCAAGCCCGACGGCAAGCAACACGTGGTTCTAGAAACATCGATGGAGGAACCAGCCTGGAATCTCTTGAAGGAGAATATACCCTCCCATCTTCAAACTCGCTTTGTCTACGCACCCGGTAAGGTTACCGTTCGAGGATTAGGGGTGCTAGGTGCGGATCAGCAGTTGGAAAACTTGATCAGTTGGCTGGAGAAGATGCAGGGGGCGTTGCCTGAACCTGTATTGGCAGGGGGGCGGGAATAGCCAACATTCCGCAGATTTAGAGAAAGGATATATCGGCCTTACGCTGCCAGCAGCCCCGGGCGAGATCAGCCGTCTTCATCCGCCAACCTACGGGGTATTATTCGTGCAGGGGCTCCGCAGGAGAAACTCCATCGGTCGGCGCGGGTGGATTCTACTTCCTCTCCGTATCGGAAGCTAGGGGCTTCCGTGTTCCCTCCTGTTTTTCGGTGATCCTAGCTTTTCGTCACACACATTTAAGAAGATTTATGACATTCGTTCGCGTAGTTGTGTGGCTTGCTTCGATCATCTGAGATCAATGCATTGACAGACCTTGCAAGCTCATTTCACGGCAAAAATTCGAGTAAAAATTGGAGCTTGCCCAACAAAACTGGAACCTGAACAGTAGTGCTCTATACCTAAATGAGCCTTTGTTTCGAGTCACAATACTAACTTTTCCTAAGCGCCTCGTAATTATCCGCAAACTCAGTTACCAGATTGAATTAGAGTGAAAGAATTGGAAACATATCAGGGGAATAAATGATCCACGGCTCACCATTGAGAAAATCCACCCCCGACATGCCTCCAAAGCGTTTAGGATTTTTGTATGAAAGATTAAAAAAGGTAAATTCCTATGCACCTTAGTGAATTGACCCATCCCAATCAACTTCACGGTCTGTCGATCGCTCAGCTTCAGCAAATTGCCCGCCAGATTCGTGAAAAGCATCTGGAAACAGTTGCGGCTACAGGGGGACACCTGGGTCCGGGATTGGGTGTTGTCGAACTAACGTTAGGTTTGTATCAAACACTCGACTTAGATCGGGACAAAGTGATTTGGGATGTGGGTCACCAAGCCTATCCTCACAAGCTCATCACAGGGCGATACAACAACTTCAACACACTGCGCCAAAAGGATGGTGTTGCTGGATATCTCAAGCGGTGCGAAAGCTCCTTCGACCACTTTGGTGCTGGCCATGCCTCCACTAGCATTTCCGCTGCCCTGGGTATGGCGCTTGCCCGTGATCTGCAAGGCGAGAACTATAAAGTCGTCGCCGTTATTGGCGATGGTGCATTGACGGGCGGGATGGCACTAGAAGCCATCAATCACGCGGGGCATTTACCCAAAACCAACCTCATGGTGGTGTTGAACGATAATGAAATGTCGATTTCGCCCAACGTGGGTGCGATTCCCCGCTACCTGAACAGGCTGCGCCTTAGCCCGCCGATGCAGTTTCTGTCGGACAATTTGGAGGAACAATTCAAGCACTTACCGTTTGTAGGGGACTCGCTTTCGCCAGAGATCCACCGCATCAAGGAAGGGATGAAGCGTCTAGCTGTTCCCAAGGTGGGAGCGGTCTTTGAAGAACTCGGTTTCACCTACATTGGCCCCGTCGATGGTCACAACTTGGAAGAACTAATCACCACCTTCCAACAAGCCCATAAAATTCCTGGCCCCGTGCTGGTTCACGTCTCCACGGTCAAAGGCAAAGGCTATGCGATCGCTGAGCAAGACCAAGTGGGATATCACGCGCAGTCGCCGTTTAACCTGGCAACGGGCAAGGCAATTCCAGCGAGTAAGCCTAAGCCCCCAAGCTACTCTAAGGTTTTTGCCCATACCCTGGTCAAGCTGGCTGAGAATAACCCTAAAATTTTGGGAATTACTGCCGCAATGGCAACCGGAACCGGACTGGACAAGCTGCAAGCGAAGCTACCCAAGCAGTATATCGACGTAGGCATTGCCGAACAGCACGCAGTCACCCTGGCGGCGGGTCTTGCCTGTGAAGGGATGCGCCCTGTGGTTGCCATTTATTCCACCTTCCTCCAGCGTGCGTTTGACCAAATTATTCACGATGTTTGTATCCAAAATCTGCCTGTATTTTTCTGTATGGATCGGGCAGGAATTGTGGGTGCAGACGGCCCGACTCACCAGGGTATGTACGATATTGCGTACCTGCGGTGCATTCCCAATATCGTGATCATGGCTCCCAAGGACGAAGCCGAACTCCAGCGCATGATTGTGACGGGCGTAGAATACACCGATGGCCCCATTGCCATGCGCTATCCTCGCGGTAATGGCTACGGTGTGCCGCTGATGGAAGAAGGCTGGGAAGCTCTACCCATTGGTAAAGGTGAAGTCTTGCGCCAAGGCGATGATCTCCTGCTCGTAGGCTATGGCTCCATGGTGAACACTGCTATGCAGGTAGCCGAAATCCTGAGCGAACATGGCATTGAAGCAACGGTGGTGAACGCTCGCTTTGTGAAGCCTCTAGACACTGATTTGATCGTGCCGTTGGCGCGTCAGATTGGGCGAGTGGTGACCCTAGAAGAGGGATGCCTCATGGGTGGTTTTGGTTCAGCGGTAGCGGAAGCTTTACTGGATCATGAGGTGGCGGTTCCGGTGACGCGAATTGGCATTCCCGACAAATTGGTGGATCACGCTACGCCTGACCAGTCCAAGGCGGACTTTGGGTTAACGCCATCCCAAATTGCAGAGCGCTTGTTAGCGTCTTATCCAGCAACGAAGACGGCTGCAAACGTTTCTTAGATCCTGTTAGATCCTGTCCAGTCATTGAGCTAATCGGCTTAAAGCAGTTCCAGTGGGGCGATCGCCTTACTGGAACTTGTTTTTGGTGGCAGTGCTGTAAAGAGTTCGCTGGAAAATGGCTCAATCTAGCCTAGTCTCTCAATTCTTGATTACCGTATAATCAGCCCAACCCAGCCGACCTCAACCCTCGATGGCAAGGAGTACTGCGATTATGGTCGTCAGCGCTGATCCCGTCTATCCCGTCATTTGGCAAGATCCCCATTTACTGATGATTAATCAGGCTCGCCTTCCCCGCGAGTACAGCTACCTTGAGGTGAGTCGCTGTGAAGACGTTATTGAAGCCATCCGCACGTCCATGGTGCGTGGGGAAGCGGCGGGAATTGCAGCGGCCTATGGGCTGTACTTGGGAATGCGCGGCTGTGCAGAGAGTGATCGGGAGGCGTTTCTCTTGAAATTGGAGGCGATCGCCCAAACCTTGAAAACCGCCTGTCCGTCTGTCCTCGATATTTCCTGGGCGGTCGAGGAGATGTTGACCACTGCCCGCGCCGCCAGCGGCAGCACCGACCATCTGAACCGCGTTTTGCTGGATACGGCTAAGGCAATCCACGCTGAAAATTTACAAGCCTGTCAAGCCATTGGTCGCTACGGTCTTCAAGCCTTACCCTCGGAACCTGCCCAGCTTCGACTGCTGACCCATGCCAACGCCGGAGCGCTGTCTTCGGGGGGGTACGGGACAGCGTTGGGCATCGTGCGGGCGACCCATACCGCAGGCCGACTGGCTAAGCTATATATCACCGAAACCCGTCCTCGCTTCCAAGGGGGTCGCCTCAGCGCATGGGAATGTCTGCAAGAAGAGATTGCCGTCACCATCATCGTCGATAGTGCAGCGGCAGCCTGTATGCAGAAAGGCATGATTGATGCGGTGATCGTCGGAGCAGACCTAATTGCGCGCAATGGCGACACCGCCAACCGCATTGGCACCTATAGCCTTGCCGTGCTGGCCAACGCTCACCAGATTCCCTTCTATGTTGCGGCTCCCTCCTTTGTGGTGGACTTCAACCTGGCTAGCGGTGAACAAATTCCTTTAGAAAACCGACCTCCGAGCGATATTTATCAGGTAGAAGACACGCTGGTCTGTCCTCCCAATGCTGCGGTGCTCAATCCCGCGCTTGACGTTACTCCCGCCCATTTGATCACCGCCATTGTCACGGATAAAGGCAGCTTTGTCCCTAGTGATTTGTATCAGTTGCTCGAACACTGAATTCCCTGTTGCCTAACACCTGGTTTAGAGTGAGCATGAGGCTGTTTTGTAAATTTTGCTATGGCACAGGCTGACCGAACTCGAATTCTACGGCTGTTACCCCTGGTCGTTGGGGCGATCGCCGGAACCTTGCTCATGATCAACCGCGTGACCACGCCCCTCTTGACAGACACCCAAGCCCGGTCGGATGCGGTCGGTGTGCTCGTGTGTGCCATCCTGATTCTGACGGGGTTGCTTTGGCAACAGGTACAGCCCCGTCCGCCCGAAGCGGTTACCCTCATCGGCACCGAAGGGTTTGAACTGGCTGACGATTTGCCCGAACCCGTGCAAAAAGAGCTGGCCTGGATGTCCCACACGCTATTGACCAACACCGTGACGCGATCGCTGGTGGTTTGGTATGGCGATCGCGTTCTTCTGCGTCGCGGCATTTTAGGTTCCCAATCCCAAGTTGTGCCAGGAACCATTGTGAAGCGAGTGCTGACCACCCAAAAGCCGGTCTATTTAGTAAACCTTAACCTTTATCCCGGACGTGTTGAGTTTGACTATCTGCCAGAAAACACCCAAGGCGTGATTTGCCAGCCCATCGGCACAGCAGGGGTGATGATTTTGGGGGCTAATGCGCCGCGCAGCTACACTGTCCAGGATGAAAATTGGATTGCGGCGATCGCTGAAAAGTTAGAGGATACCTTGGCCGCAACCCTAACGACCTCCGACATGAAAATCTAGGGACTCGATTCCTTTATCAGGCAGTGAACACTACCCTCAAAAATTAGGTTAAAAAACCTCGCAGATATGCCGCATTCCAGGGAATAATGGTTTAAAGTTTTAGGCAACTTGATTCGTTAACTGTGCGAATATTACAGGGCTAAGATGGGGCGATCGCTCACCCTTGCCCAACGGGTTAGTTTTGACCTCCTTGGGGATCCATCTTTCACGAGTCTTGCTAGCCTATAAGCGTTACCCATCAGTCTTACAACTCATTCCGCTCTACTGTCGTCAGGATCTCATCATCAAATGAAGATTTCCCCTCGACAGGAATGAATTCTCCCACTTAGACTGAAGTATCACCCGATTTAGTACGTTTGGATACAGCATCTAAAACCTATGCAAGAGGCTCCCTCCCTGCGACTCCAAGATAGTCCAGTAGCTCAGGACACGGCTCCATCCCAGGCAGCCTACTCGGTCAGTTCGGCTCCGATGCGTGCAACGGGAGCCTATGCCCTAATTGATAGCTTAAGACGGCACGGCGTGACCCATATCTTTGGTTATCCCGGTGGGGCTATTCTACCGATCTATGACGAACTCTATCGTGCCGAAGCTCAGGGAGGAATTCAGCACATCCTGGTGCGTCATGAACAGGGAGCCTCCCATGCTGCCGATGGCTATGCCCGCGCTACAGGTAAAGTCGGCGTCTGTTTCGGAACCTCTGGTCCTGGGGCGACCAACTTAGTGACCGGGATCGCTACAGCTCAGATGGATTCGATTCCGCTGGTGGTGATTACGGGGCAGGTCGGACGCGCATCCATTGGCACCGATGCCTTCCAAGAAACGGACATTTTTGGCATCACCCTGCCCATCGTGAAGCATTCCTACGTGGTGCGGAATCCTGCGGATATGGCTCGCATCATTGCCGAGGCATTTTATATCGCAAGCACGGGACGTCCTGGCCCGGTGCTGGTCGATGTTCCGAAGGATGTCGGTTTAGAAGAATTTGACTATGTTCCTGTTGAGCCAGGTTCGGTGCGCCTGCCGGGATATCGCCCCACGGTTAAAGGAAATCCTCGACAGTTCAACCAAGCTCTCGCCCTGATTCGTGAGGCCAATCAACCCCTACTGTACGTCGGAGGTGGGGCGATCGCCGCCGGAGCCCATGCGGAGATCAAAGCCCTTGCGGAGTTGTTTAACATTCCGGTGACCACTACCCTCATGGGGAAAGGAGCCTTTGATGAGAATCATGCTCTGGGTTTAGGCATGTTGGGAATGCACGGTACAGCCTATGCCAACTTTGCCGTGACCAATTGCGACCTCTTGATTGCCGTGGGTGCGCGGTTTGACGATCGCGTCACGGGTAAGCTCGATGAGTTTGCCTCCCGGGCCAAGGTCATTCACATTGATATTGATCCGGCTGAAGTGGGCAAAAACCGGATACCCGAAGTGCCCATCGTGGGTGATGTACGTCAGGTGCTGAAGGGACTCCTCCATCGAGAAGCTGAAAGCGGTCATCGTCCTGACCCTGACCAAACTAAAGAGTGGTTAGACCGCATCCAATCCTGGCGTCGGGATTATCCATTAGTTGTGCCGTCTCCGGAGGGAATGCTATCGCCCCAGGAAGTGATTGTAGAAGTAGGTCAACAGGCCCCCGATGCTTTCTACACCACGGATGTAGGACAGCACCAAATGTGGGCAGCGCAGTTCCTCAAGAATGGCCCCCGTCGCTGGATTTCTAGCGCGGGTCTGGGCACGATGGGGTACGGAATGCCTGCTGCCATGGGGGTTAAAGTGGCTTTCCCAGAGGAAGAAGTAATCTGCATCAGCGGCGATGCTAGCTTCCAGATGAACCTGCAAGAGCTGGGAACCCTGGCGCAGTACGGCATTAATGTAAAAACGGTCATCATTAACAACGGCTGGCAGGGCATGGTGCGCCAATGGCAAGAAACCTTCTACGGAGAGCGCTATTCATCCTCCAATATGGAAGTGGGTATGCCTGATTTTGAGCTTTTAGCAAAAGCCTACGGTATCAAAGGCATAGTGGTGAGCGATCGCGCCGAACTGAAGGATGCCGTGGCTACAATGCTTGCTCACAACGGGCCAGTGTTGCTAGATGTTCACGTTCGTCGTAACGAAAACTGTTATCCGATGGTGGCACCGGGCAAGAGCAATGCCCAAATGATTGGACTCCCCAATCCGCCTGAGGCAAATCCAAATTCTGAGCTGATCACGTGCTATAGCTGTGGTAGCGAAACCCGCTCTAGCCATCGCTTCTGCCCGGAGTGTGGTGCTAAGCTTTAGGAGGTGGGTCTGATTTGGGCGATCGCCCACCCCCATTGAACGCAAGTACGGAGGAAGATTCATGCTGGATATGCAGATCATCAAAGAGAAAGTTCGAGTCGTGGAAAGCAAACGAGAATCCTTGCTGAAGCTTCTGGAACAACCCGATCTCGGCACCCTCCGGATTGACGTAAACCAAGCGCTGGAAGAATTGGATGATCTCCTCGATGAGTTCAAGCGCACATTTCCAGACGAATAGAGGTCAATACTATCGATTAGAAAAAGCGCCGTACAGGATACGGTGCTTCTTTTCGTTTCAGACGACAGAATCCGACTAAAAGGGATATCCCACGACTTCGATTTTTCTGCCCGTTTCGGGCAAATCGCTTCTAGAAAGGGTAATACTTCCGGTACTTTGGCGCACAGGCGTTCCCTCCATCAACGTCAAAAACTCGTCTAATGCGTTGATATCACAAGTCTCAACATCTGCAGCCTCTGTCAGATACTGAGTCGGAATGACAATCCGAGGATTCAGCGTATTAATGGCGCTCACTGCTTCAGATGCCGTATACGCTTTCGGGCCACCCCCAACGGGAATCAGCACAACGTCAGGCCGTCCCAACAAGATTTGCTGCTCAATCGTAACCGGCTCAGCCGCACCGCCCATGTGCAAAATAATGAGCCCTCCTTGATTCCAACGCCACATGACGTTTTTACCGAAGCGGCGTCCTCCCTCACGATCGTGGTTAGACTCGATGCCCTCCACCTTCATGCCCGTGAATTCATAGATTCCTGGCTCTGATAAGACGCGAGGATTACCGGGTAATCCTTCAACCACCCCTTCATCTAAAAGCCGACTGCTAATCATCACCAAATCCGCTTCCCCTTGGGGCGCAGAATACCCTGCTGTACACCCCACCGGACGAAATGGATTCACCAAGATCCGACGACCGCTACCGGAAAACCGAAAGCATGTGTGTCCTAAGGATTGGATGGTCACGGTGTCAGAAGCCTGAGCTTGGGCAGCGTGCCAACGGGATGTCAGACCCGCCCCCAGGACGGATAAAAAACTCGCCCCTGCGTACCGAAAAAGTTGTCGTCGTTTCATCGCCTTAACTGCTAATTGCTAATATCCGCCAAGAAGTTACTCAACAACGGTTTACCAACGGTTGTCAAGATGCTCTCTGGATGAAACTGGACGCCTTGAATGTGAGGATAGTTCCGATGGCGTACGCCCATAATGGTTCCATCCTCCACCCAAGCGGTGATTTCCAGTTCCTTGGGGAAGTTCTCGCGATCAATCACTAGGCTATGATACCGGGTTGCGGGGAACGGATTCTCTAAACCTGAAAAAACGCCAACGCCCCTATGGTGAATAGGGGAAACCTTACCGTGCATCAGTTCTGGCGCAAACGTAATCGTGCCACCAAACACCTGACCAATGCCCTGATGCCCCAGACAGACTCCCAAGATGGGGGTAGTTGCTCCCATATCTTCAATAATGGCTTGAGAAACTCCCGCATCTTCGGGGCGTCCAGGGCCTGGCGATATGACAATCCCGTCTGGCTGGAGATCCCGAACCTCGGCGACCGAAATTTTGTCGTTGCGAATTACGGTTAACTCTTGAGCCGTCGGGAAATCCGCCGCTAGTTCCCCAAAATACTGCACAAGGTTGTAGGTAAAACTGTCGTAATTATCGATAACTAACAGCATGGATGATTTTTCATCTGCTCACCCTCAGGGAGCCTAAGTAAACACTTAGAACCACTCTAGCAGGTGAGCGATTAACGGGGGCAATAGGAGGGAACCTGCAACTAGAACGGACGCTAAGGCTGAAATTAAAACAGCTCCTGCAGCACAGTCCTTCGCAATCTTTGCCAGTTCGTGATAGGTCTGCTCCACCGTGAGATCGACGACGGATTCCAACGCGGTGTTGAGGAGTTCCATCGTTAGAACCGCACCAATGGTTAGCCCAACAATGGCAACTTCAACTCTAGAGAGCTGCAAAATAAAGCTGAGGGCGATCGCTACGCTACCGACAACCACATGAATTCGAAAGTTACGCTGCGTTCGAAAGGCATACGCTAACCCAGCCCAGGCATACTGGAAGCTGACAAATAGGTTACTCGCAACCTGCCACGATAAATCACGGCTATGTTTCGAGATACTGGATACGGATTTGGGTTTCTCGGTGGAGAGTTGTCGTGCCATGAAGGTGCCCCTTTCACATTGGAACTAGGGATTTTGATGTGTGCCCTATACACAGCCCAGGAAACAGCTACAGGAGATTTATAGCGCAAGACCAAGTTAAGTTACTGTATCCTACCGCCTAATCCCGATAAAATTAACGTCCTTCACAGATTCATCATTGAAGGCAAACCGACCTGAGCCAAGAGTTCATCTTGTTTTTGTAGCATGTGCTCAAGATGGATTTCGTCAGGATGATCCCAGCCGAGGACATGCAGTAATCCGTGGGTGGCCAACCAGGCCAACTCCTGATCTCGCGAACAGCCATGTTCCGTAGCTTGCCGAACAGCGGTATCCACCGAAATCACCACATCTCCCAAGTACAGCGGCAAGCTTTGCCAAATCGGATCGGTTAAAGCGTCAACCCCATCCAACTCTGCAAAGGCTAAAACATCGGTTGGGCGATCGATGTGCCGATACTGAGTGTTTAAATCTTGAATCTCAGCGTCATTCGTTAGTCTCAAGCTTAATTCATACTCATTAATGGGCGACAAGGCTGGCTGCAAAAACGCAATCCACGTTTGAAACCAGTGTTCCCAAGGTAGGGCGATCGCCACCGCCTCTGGATTTAATTCTGACCAGATATCTTGAACCGCAACCTCAATGTTCATAGGGTCGGAATTGCCCCATTAGCGGGTGAGGTAAGCCAAGCCGACAAGGAGCGCTAGGAGTCCTACGCTCGTGAGTCCAAAGTGTACGAGAGATTGCCGCCCTTTTTTAACCATGTTCCGCATGGCGAGGCGCACATAGCTGGGTGTAGGTTCTGCCGAGGTCGATTCAGCCGTTTCTGGGCTAGAGGATAGTTGTGAGGGATCAGACATGAACACGAGTGCGATCGCACCCCCTGAAACGATTAAACGTAGTCTAGGCTAGCAAAAAACTCAACCCAACGTTAGGTGCTACATTGCCCCAGATTTTTTATTGAGCAGGACTAAGACCGTTTTCACGATGAGTTTGAGATCGTAGGTCAGACTCCAATTTTCCTGATATTTCAAGTCTAATCGAATCACATCCTCAAAGCTTTTCACGGTTGAACGGCCATTGACCTGCCATTCCCCCGTCATTCCCGGTTTTACATCCAGCCGTTGCCATTGCGGAACCTCGTACTTTTCAATCTCATCTGGTGTGGGCGGACGGGTTCCCACTAAGCTCATATCACCCTTCAGCACATTCCAAAATTGCGGAAGCTCATCCAAACTGGTGCGGCGTAGAAAGCGGCCAACTCGCGTAATGCGGGGGTCATTGGCGTTTTTGAACAGGGGGCCTTCCACTTCATTCTGAACGGTGTGCTTTAAGGATTCCGCATTGGTGACCATGGAGCGGAATTTCCACATTTTGAATCGGCGTCCCATCCAGGAACAGCGGGTTTGTCCGAAGAAGATTGGCCCTGGATTGTCGAGGTAGATGGCGATCGCAATCGGAACCGAAAGCACGGCGGTAATACCTAGTCCAACTAAAGCTCCAACAATGTCTATCGCCCGCTTGGTTCGCGATCGCACCGATGGATGGGTCGCAGGGGGCTGATCCCGTCCGGCTAGCAAGGGAGGCTTACGCCCATCCAGGTTGTCCGGCGTCAACGGGTGGGACGACTCCACCGTAAACACCTTATCCAAGTCCGTCATGGAGAGCGCCATCATGACTTGGGAACTCACATTTTTCAGGCTCAGCTCAATATCACACGCTCTCGCCGCTTTAAGGGCGTTCACAAGTGCGCCAATACCACTACTATCAATAAACGTAGTGTGACCAAAATCGAGCACGATCCGCTTCAGGTGGTGTTCTTGGCATATCGTCTGGAATGACTGCTTAAAGGCGATCGCCTCATTCACCGTAAATAAGGCAGGCAGTACGACCGAGCCAACGTGGTCGTCATTGACATTTAATCGGTAATCTGTCATTGCTGGATCGGGAATCATGACCTAATGCCGTAAGATAAACGGGACGATGGTATGTTAGATGCTCCCTTGTAGAAATACCCATGGTAGTCACGAGGGAAATAAAAAGGCTCGCCGTCATTCAGTGCTCACCATGCTAGGGATACATCTATGTTTAACAACGCAGAAATGCTCAACGTTTCCGCATTTAACTTGCTGACAGGGGATATCAATGCCACGATGTCATAGCCGCTTAATTCATACTGTTTCAAATAGGAACTAGCTACCTGTGAACCACTCAAGATCCGAGGAACCACTGTTAGATACGTTGATAACGTTTCAAACTCCACTTTATCAACTTCACCGC is from Synechococcales cyanobacterium T60_A2020_003 and encodes:
- a CDS encoding transcription-repair coupling factor, whose protein sequence is GRVGRAGIQAHAWLFYPKQSQLSDSARKRLRAIQEFTQLGSGYQLAVRDMEIRGVGNLLGAEQSGQMDTVGFNLYMEMLDEAIAEIRGQEIPQVDDTQIDLNVTAFIPADYIPDLDQKMSAYRAVASATSRQELTQIAAEWSDRYGALPPAATQLIRVMELKQIAKKLGFARIKPDGKQHVVLETSMEEPAWNLLKENIPSHLQTRFVYAPGKVTVRGLGVLGADQQLENLISWLEKMQGALPEPVLAGGRE
- a CDS encoding 1-deoxy-D-xylulose-5-phosphate synthase, with product MHLSELTHPNQLHGLSIAQLQQIARQIREKHLETVAATGGHLGPGLGVVELTLGLYQTLDLDRDKVIWDVGHQAYPHKLITGRYNNFNTLRQKDGVAGYLKRCESSFDHFGAGHASTSISAALGMALARDLQGENYKVVAVIGDGALTGGMALEAINHAGHLPKTNLMVVLNDNEMSISPNVGAIPRYLNRLRLSPPMQFLSDNLEEQFKHLPFVGDSLSPEIHRIKEGMKRLAVPKVGAVFEELGFTYIGPVDGHNLEELITTFQQAHKIPGPVLVHVSTVKGKGYAIAEQDQVGYHAQSPFNLATGKAIPASKPKPPSYSKVFAHTLVKLAENNPKILGITAAMATGTGLDKLQAKLPKQYIDVGIAEQHAVTLAAGLACEGMRPVVAIYSTFLQRAFDQIIHDVCIQNLPVFFCMDRAGIVGADGPTHQGMYDIAYLRCIPNIVIMAPKDEAELQRMIVTGVEYTDGPIAMRYPRGNGYGVPLMEEGWEALPIGKGEVLRQGDDLLLVGYGSMVNTAMQVAEILSEHGIEATVVNARFVKPLDTDLIVPLARQIGRVVTLEEGCLMGGFGSAVAEALLDHEVAVPVTRIGIPDKLVDHATPDQSKADFGLTPSQIAERLLASYPATKTAANVS
- the mtnA gene encoding S-methyl-5-thioribose-1-phosphate isomerase, whose protein sequence is MVVSADPVYPVIWQDPHLLMINQARLPREYSYLEVSRCEDVIEAIRTSMVRGEAAGIAAAYGLYLGMRGCAESDREAFLLKLEAIAQTLKTACPSVLDISWAVEEMLTTARAASGSTDHLNRVLLDTAKAIHAENLQACQAIGRYGLQALPSEPAQLRLLTHANAGALSSGGYGTALGIVRATHTAGRLAKLYITETRPRFQGGRLSAWECLQEEIAVTIIVDSAAAACMQKGMIDAVIVGADLIARNGDTANRIGTYSLAVLANAHQIPFYVAAPSFVVDFNLASGEQIPLENRPPSDIYQVEDTLVCPPNAAVLNPALDVTPAHLITAIVTDKGSFVPSDLYQLLEH
- a CDS encoding cofactor assembly of complex C subunit B; this encodes MAQADRTRILRLLPLVVGAIAGTLLMINRVTTPLLTDTQARSDAVGVLVCAILILTGLLWQQVQPRPPEAVTLIGTEGFELADDLPEPVQKELAWMSHTLLTNTVTRSLVVWYGDRVLLRRGILGSQSQVVPGTIVKRVLTTQKPVYLVNLNLYPGRVEFDYLPENTQGVICQPIGTAGVMILGANAPRSYTVQDENWIAAIAEKLEDTLAATLTTSDMKI
- the ilvB gene encoding biosynthetic-type acetolactate synthase large subunit yields the protein MQEAPSLRLQDSPVAQDTAPSQAAYSVSSAPMRATGAYALIDSLRRHGVTHIFGYPGGAILPIYDELYRAEAQGGIQHILVRHEQGASHAADGYARATGKVGVCFGTSGPGATNLVTGIATAQMDSIPLVVITGQVGRASIGTDAFQETDIFGITLPIVKHSYVVRNPADMARIIAEAFYIASTGRPGPVLVDVPKDVGLEEFDYVPVEPGSVRLPGYRPTVKGNPRQFNQALALIREANQPLLYVGGGAIAAGAHAEIKALAELFNIPVTTTLMGKGAFDENHALGLGMLGMHGTAYANFAVTNCDLLIAVGARFDDRVTGKLDEFASRAKVIHIDIDPAEVGKNRIPEVPIVGDVRQVLKGLLHREAESGHRPDPDQTKEWLDRIQSWRRDYPLVVPSPEGMLSPQEVIVEVGQQAPDAFYTTDVGQHQMWAAQFLKNGPRRWISSAGLGTMGYGMPAAMGVKVAFPEEEVICISGDASFQMNLQELGTLAQYGINVKTVIINNGWQGMVRQWQETFYGERYSSSNMEVGMPDFELLAKAYGIKGIVVSDRAELKDAVATMLAHNGPVLLDVHVRRNENCYPMVAPGKSNAQMIGLPNPPEANPNSELITCYSCGSETRSSHRFCPECGAKL
- a CDS encoding MBL fold metallo-hydrolase; the encoded protein is MKRRQLFRYAGASFLSVLGAGLTSRWHAAQAQASDTVTIQSLGHTCFRFSGSGRRILVNPFRPVGCTAGYSAPQGEADLVMISSRLLDEGVVEGLPGNPRVLSEPGIYEFTGMKVEGIESNHDREGGRRFGKNVMWRWNQGGLIILHMGGAAEPVTIEQQILLGRPDVVLIPVGGGPKAYTASEAVSAINTLNPRIVIPTQYLTEAADVETCDINALDEFLTLMEGTPVRQSTGSITLSRSDLPETGRKIEVVGYPF
- a CDS encoding aminodeoxychorismate/anthranilate synthase component II, producing the protein MLLVIDNYDSFTYNLVQYFGELAADFPTAQELTVIRNDKISVAEVRDLQPDGIVISPGPGRPEDAGVSQAIIEDMGATTPILGVCLGHQGIGQVFGGTITFAPELMHGKVSPIHHRGVGVFSGLENPFPATRYHSLVIDRENFPKELEITAWVEDGTIMGVRHRNYPHIQGVQFHPESILTTVGKPLLSNFLADISN
- a CDS encoding diacylglycerol kinase family protein: MARQLSTEKPKSVSSISKHSRDLSWQVASNLFVSFQYAWAGLAYAFRTQRNFRIHVVVGSVAIALSFILQLSRVEVAIVGLTIGAVLTMELLNTALESVVDLTVEQTYHELAKIAKDCAAGAVLISALASVLVAGSLLLPPLIAHLLEWF
- the ybeY gene encoding rRNA maturation RNase YbeY; its protein translation is MNIEVAVQDIWSELNPEAVAIALPWEHWFQTWIAFLQPALSPINEYELSLRLTNDAEIQDLNTQYRHIDRPTDVLAFAELDGVDALTDPIWQSLPLYLGDVVISVDTAVRQATEHGCSRDQELAWLATHGLLHVLGWDHPDEIHLEHMLQKQDELLAQVGLPSMMNL
- a CDS encoding DUF3285 domain-containing protein, with the protein product MSDPSQLSSSPETAESTSAEPTPSYVRLAMRNMVKKGRQSLVHFGLTSVGLLALLVGLAYLTR